A section of the Phycodurus eques isolate BA_2022a chromosome 4, UOR_Pequ_1.1, whole genome shotgun sequence genome encodes:
- the si:ch73-95l15.5 gene encoding uncharacterized protein si:ch73-95l15.5 produces the protein MSSRCPNELCVICGVALQGNQRRWLFGGQHKKFIRPQTPIRSLRGGSLSGSSPSTPWGSMSSLCSSSSLSKSQLSLSSPSKSLDLLSILTHILGGPVSRGVGRGEFACGKCSGVLERVFRFDTVIARVRALSSERLNKLTHERDRVRRWVRSNYVRRHPRELNEEEEAGGDEDKDDYRDMLKDNMALADYECWSDKWDTCPYFIRTGKRCQKGQNCEGCDSFRVSDSDYESVCGVPRRMPYQAFSPLPLSRDKSQSMPLHWYRIPSTCSSPGSLATSTFSLRTPSVQSLDSLDGCDPSDSPGYRSISSVLREIRRLRGRPVSSPVGSRIPVLAGRNKRRSSSEMMSPVVNRNLSFEENGGHHTGEEEEDDDVLMEMKDEFLPLHQQSASRRLHQVVRHLRGQLDQAEDRVRTLEAQLKPGIPQDDDATKDWTHIVRKEDGASLLPGLARSLHSRDRLIQESMSVIRRVCLEGGGKSQLADEIANKLSENLKEIVSDNKSAMESLVRELVEKERRLEEEVASLRKAAGDREKDLDTLNMVLQCNQDVIDELRAALGEKQRLLQELETERDVWRQRDRALAATMREKDELVRVLKVELESSMKDVQALSDSVIGQGLLGGGAEASLASQLQEKQSHLAALLEERETQSATLCQEVTKLTAALQEYQNVVQSQQESYERTTSSLTARLTDGRRALRNEERRRKEAERTRHNQREDGERAERKLRDSLEKRDQLIQQILQDAEERDRQLEELQHNLQKRRDEYVSAVKHAL, from the exons ATGTCGTCCCGATGCCCAAATGAGTTGTGTGTGATATGCGGAGTAGCTCTTCAGGGCAACCAAAGGCGTTGGTTGTTTGGGGGCCAACACAAGAAGTTTATTCGGCCTCAGACCCCCATAAGGTCCCTTAGAGGAGGAAGCCTGTCAGGGTCCTCGCCAAGCACTCCCTGGG GCAGTATGTCCTCTCTGTGCTCGTCATCTTCTCTGTCCAAGTCCCAGCTGTCCCTCAGCTCTCCATCCAAATCCTTGGACCTCCTTTCAATTCTGACGCATATCCTGGGAGGACCGGTGTCTCGCGGCGTCGGCCGCGGGGAGTTCGCGTGCGGCAAGTGCAGCGGAGTCCTGGAGCGCGTCTTCAGGTTCGACACGGTCATCGCCAGGGTGAGGGCGCTGTCCTCGGAGAGGCTCAACAAGCTGACCCATGAGCGAGACCGCGTCCGGCGTTGGGTGCGAAGCAACTACGTCCGGAGGCACCCTCGGGAGCTGAACGAGGAAGAGGAAGCGGGAGGAGACGAGGACAAGGATGACTACAGAGACATGCTGAAGGACAACATGGCTCTGGCAGACTACGAGTGCTGGTCGGACAAGTGGGACACGTGCCCGTACTTTATACGAACAG GTAAAAGGTGCCAAAAGGGTCAAAACTGCGAAGGCTGCGACTCTTTCCGCGTGTCCGACTCGGATTACGAGTCGGTGTGCGGCGTACCTCGCCGAATGCCATATCAGGCCTTCTCTCCTCTGCCTCTGTCGCGGGACAAATCCCAGAGCATGCCGCTCCACTGGTACCGAATCCCGTCCACCTGCTCCAGTCCTGGCTCGCTGGCGACATCCACCTTCTCCCTGCGGACCCCATCCGTCCAGTCTCTGGACTCCCTGGACGGCTGCGACCCGTCGGACTCGCCCGGCTACCGGTCGATCAGTTCGGTCCTCAGGGAGATCCGACGTCTAAGAGGGAGGCCGGTCAGCTCGCCGGTGGGGAGCAGGATTCCCGTCCTGGCTGGGAGGAACAAGAGAAGAAGTTCCAGTGAGATGATGTCACCTGTGGTAAACAGGAACTTGAGCTTTGAGGAGAATGGCGGTCACCACactggagaggaggaggaggatgatgatgttCTGATGGAGATGAAGGATGAGTTCTTGCCTCTGCATCAGCAG AGCGCCTCCCGCAGGCTCCATCAGGTGGTCAGGCACTTGCGAGGGCAGCTTGATCAGGCCGAGGACCGGGTCAGGACCCTGGAGGCGCAGCTGAAACCCGGGATACCCCAGGATGATGATGCTACCAAGGATTGGACGCAT ATTGTGCGTAAGGAGGACGGCGCCTCCCTACTGCCTGGCCTGGCTCGTTCCCTGCACAGTCGGGATCGGCTCATCCAG GAGTCCATGAGTGTGATCAGGAGAGTTTGTTTGGAGGGAGGAGGAAAAAGCCAGCTTGCAGACGAGATCGCCAACAAACTCAGCGAGAACCTGAAAGAAATTGTCAGCGACAACAAG AGTGCCATGGAGAGTTTGGTGCGTGAGTTGGTCGAGAAAGAAAGGCGTCTGGAAGAAGAGGTGGCTTCCTTGAGGAAGGCAGCAGGAGACCGCGAGAAAGATCTGGACACGCTCAACATGGTGCTGCAGTGCAACCAGGACGTCATTGAC GAACTGCGCGCGGCACTGGGTGAGAAACAGCGCCTCCTCCAGGAGCTGGAGACTGAGAGGGACGTATGGAGGCAGAGGGACCGGGCCCTCGCTGCCACCATGCGAGAGAAGGACGAACTGGTCCGCGTCCTCAAGGTGGAGCTGGAGAGCAGTATGAAAGATGTTCAG GCTCTCTCAGACTCCGTGATTGGCCAAGGCTTGTTGGGGGGCGGGGCCGAGGCCTCCCTGGCCTCCCAGCTTCAGGAGAAGCAGAGCCACCTGGCCGCCTTGTTggaggagagagagacacagagcGCCACCTTGTGCCAGGAGGTCACCAAACTCACCGCCGCCCTGCAGGAGTACCAGAACGTCGTTCAG AGTCAGCAGGAGAGCTACGAACGGACGACGTCCTCTCTAACGGCTCGACTGACGGACGGTAGGCGGGCGCTGCGCAACGAAGAGCGGCGCAGGAAAGAGGCCGAGAGAACGAGACACAACCAGCGAGAGGATGGTGAGAGGGCTGAGAGGAAGCTGAGAGACAGTCTGGAGAAGAGGGACCAACTCATACAG CAAATCCTCCAAGACGCTGAGGAGCGTGACCGTCAGTTGGAGGAACTTCAGCACAACTTGCAGAAGAGACGTGACGAGTACGTGTCGGCCGTCAAACACGCTCTGTGA
- the LOC133402139 gene encoding lysosomal thioesterase PPT2-A-like yields MRTPTAILLILFLLLVLFRARVDGYRPVIIVHGIFDGPKQFQTLTLFINETHPGTEVTVVDLYKHMSSLKPLWKQVQDFHRAIEPIMEKAQDGVHLLCFSQGGLICRALLSTTPNHNIHNFIALSSPLAGQYGDTDYLQQVFPGCVKDMIFLVCYNRVGQRVSICQYWNDPHHRPSYLKNNKFLPVLNGDTPHDKIKSWRENFLHIKKLVLIGGPDDGVITPWQSSHFGFYDSKERVVEMRNQEFYRNDTFGLKTLSARGDLSLCLYSGVKHMHWHSNFTVFTNCIEKWLT; encoded by the exons ATGAGGACTCCGACTGCAATTCTCCTGATCCTCTTTCTCCTCTTGGTGCTCTTCCGGGCGCGCGTCGACGGCTACCGGCCGGTCATCATCGTGCATGGCATCTTTGACGGACCCAAGCAGTTCCAAACGCTGACTCTCTTCATTAATGAG ACACATCCTGGCACCGAGGTGACGGTGGTGGACTTGTACAAGCACATGTCTAGTCTCAAGCCACTGTGGAAGCAGGTACAAGACTTCCACCGCGCCATTGAGCCCATCATGGAGAAGGCTCAGGACGGCGTACACCTGCTGTGCTTTTCTCAAG GTGGTCTAATATGTCGAGCCCTCCTTTCCACAACCCCCAACCACAACATCCACAACTTCATCGCGCTGTCATCGCCCCTTGCTGGCCAGTACGGAG ACACGGACTACCTTCAGCAGGTGTTTCCTGGTTGCGTGAAGGACATGATCTTCCTGGTTTGTTACAACAGAGTGGGACAGAGGGTGTCTATTTGCCAGTATTGGAACG ATCCTCACCATAGGCCCAGTtacttgaaaaacaacaaatttctCCCAGTCCTCAATGGCGACACACCTCATGACAAGATTAAAT CCTGGAGGGAGAACTTCCTACACATTAAGAAGCTGGTGTTGATTGGTGGACCGGACGACGGCGTCATCACTCCATGGCAGTCCAG tCACTTTGGATTCTATGACAGCAAGGAGCGCGTTGTCGAAATGAGGAACCAAGAG TTTTACAGGAACGACACCTTCGGACTGAAGACGCTTAGCGCTCGCGGCGACCTGTCGTTGTGCCTCTACTCTGGCGTCAAGCATATGCACTGGCACTCCAACTTCACCGTGTTCACTAACTGCATTGAGAAGTGGCTTACTTGA